The genomic window ACTTATTCAGCCAGCATTTGCCATTGCTATTTTGGGAAGTATAGAATCACTCCTATCTGCCGTGGTTTCAGATTCAATGATTGGGGGTAAACATCGTACAAATATGGAATTGGTAGCGCAGGGAGGAGCAAATATAATGTCGTCTCTTTTTGGAGGTATTCCTGCAACAGGAGCCATTGCAAGAACAGCAACCAATGTAAAAAATGGAGGGCGAACACCCATTGCTGGTATCGTTCACGCTTTGGTTTTATTGGCCATTATGCTTTTATTCGGACCCTATGCTAAATTAATACCTATGTCATGTTTAGCTGGTGTTTTAATGGTTGTTGCTTACCATATGAGTGAATGGAAACAATTCAGATCTATTCTAAAAGGCAATAGAATGGATATTATTATTTTACTTACCACTTTTTTTCTTACCGTTGTTTTCGACTTGGTAATTGCTATAGAAATCGGGATTGTGTTATCTAGTTTTATGTTTATGAAAAGAATGAGTAAATCTATGGATATTCAGGGGTTTTCATCTGAAAACAGAAAAAGTGAACATCTTTTTGATGATGAATTATTGGATCTTCCTGAAGGTGTTACTTTATATGAAATTAATGGACCATTATTTTTTGGAGCGGCCAGACAATTTCAGGAAACCATTACCAATACACATTTGCAGCCTAAAGTTATTATAATTAGAATGCGGTATGTACCATTAATTGATGCTACAGGGTATCAAAGCATAAAAGAAATAATAAAAACCTATAAGGCGAGGAAAATAAAAGTTATTATTTCTGGTATTGGAAAAGACTTAAGAAAAGATTTTGAGAAAAATGAGGTATTTTCATTTATAGAAAATGATTTTGTAGTTGAAGAAATTCATTCAGCCATTAAAATAGCTAAAGAAAATAATTAGTC from Algibacter sp. L1A34 includes these protein-coding regions:
- a CDS encoding SulP family inorganic anion transporter, with product MNKEFVPKLFSLLKEGISKETLTKDLLSGLIVGIVALPLAIAFAIASGVSPEKGILTAIIAGIVISTFGGSRVQIGGPTGAFIVIVYGIVQEYGTDGLTIATFMAGFIIIGFGLARLGNLLKYIPYSLIVGFTSGIALVIFSSQINDFFGLHIAKVPANFIDKWVVYFNNFYKINWYAIGIAVVTIFITIYFQKLFKKIPGSIIAILLSTIVVVIFDIPVDTIESNFGTISNKLGLPHIPNVNFETIQALIQPAFAIAILGSIESLLSAVVSDSMIGGKHRTNMELVAQGGANIMSSLFGGIPATGAIARTATNVKNGGRTPIAGIVHALVLLAIMLLFGPYAKLIPMSCLAGVLMVVAYHMSEWKQFRSILKGNRMDIIILLTTFFLTVVFDLVIAIEIGIVLSSFMFMKRMSKSMDIQGFSSENRKSEHLFDDELLDLPEGVTLYEINGPLFFGAARQFQETITNTHLQPKVIIIRMRYVPLIDATGYQSIKEIIKTYKARKIKVIISGIGKDLRKDFEKNEVFSFIENDFVVEEIHSAIKIAKENN